In Heyndrickxia vini, the sequence GGCCACCCTTTGCCTGTACTTCAGCAATAGCATGTAAGGCTACTGTTGTTTTACCTGAACTTTCAGGTCCGTAAATCTCAATCACTCGACCCCTTGGGTACCCACCTACACCTAATGCAACATCAAGTGCAAGTGATCCACTAGGAACTGTTGAAATTCTTCTATCTGTTTGTTCTCCTAGTTTCATAACGGAACCTTTACCGAATTGTTTTTCTATTTGTTTCAAAGCCATTTCTAGGGCTGCTTGACGATCACTCACTATATATTTCCTCCCTTTTAATTGCGCTATTTTAACGGATTTGTTTTTGCAAATCTACTTTCTTTAACTATAACTGTTTTTTACTAGTTTGCCAAGTAAAAAGTCGAACATTTATTCGTCTATTTTCATCAAAAAAAATGGGTGATTTTCAAATTTTCACCTTAGGAAAAAAATAATAATCCAGTACAGATGGGTACTGATAATAAAATAATAGTTAAAAAAAAAACAAAAGAATGGCATGGCCATTCTTTATGTTGTAAGTTCATTAATTAAATAATGACACCCATATTTCATTGTTCGTATACGATTACTATTTCTTGAACTTGCTAATTCTAAAAGAAAAGTTTTGGTTGCTTTATTTTTTTGTGCAATTCCAATCCATACAGTTCCTGCAGGTTTTCCCTCTAATGGATCCGGTCCCGCGACTCCAGTAAAACTTATCCCGATTGTTGAATCTAGTTCTGACATAATATTTTCGGCTAATTCCGCAGCACATTCTTTACTTACAGCCCCATAATGTGAAAGTGTTTCTTTTTTGACGTTCACTAGTTTCATTTTTGCTTCATTTGTATAACAAACGACACCGCCTTTTAATATAGAGCTAACTCCGGAAAAGTTACCCATATTTGATTGAAATAAGCCAGCAGTCAAGCTTTCTGCACACGCGATGGTTTGGTTATTTTTATTTAATAACGTAATTAATTCTTGCATTAATGATGTATCATCATATCCATAGAAATAATCACCTACTCGAAGAAGAATTTCTTCTTCCGCTTGTTGTATTAACTTCCACGCCTCACTACTTGATTGATGCTTGGCAGTAATTCTCAAGGTCACTTCGCCTTCAGATGCTAACGGAGCAATTGTGGGGTTTGTTTGACGATCCAAAATATCTACAATTTCCGTCTCCAACTGTGCTTCACCAATTCCAAAAAAACGAAGAACTCTGGATTCTATTTTTTGATGTTCATCTAAGGTCTCTAAAATTGCATTTCTGCCATAGTTAATAAACATAGGTTCCATTTCATGTGGCGGTCCAGGTAAGAGCATATAGAAATGCAATCCATTTTTTAAAAACATCCCCGGTGCCATCCCATTCTCATTTGGTAAAACTATCGCACCTTCCAACACAAGCGCTTGTTTTTTATTATTCTCTGTCATCACACGTTTCGTTCTTTGAAAATATTGTTCAATTGAAACCATTGCGTCGTGATCAGTTACGAGTTTCTTTCCGATATGGGCTGCAATCGTTTCTTTCGTTAAATCGTCCTTAGTAGGTCCAAGTCCACCTGTAAATATAATTAAATCCGCACGATTTTCAGCTATTTCTATACTTTGCTCTAATCGAACAGGGTTATCGCCAACAACTGTTTGGTAATATACATTTACTCCAATTTCAGCTAAACGCTCTGAGATATATTTTGCATTTGTATTAACTATTTGTCCGAGTAAGAGCTCTGATCCTACTGCGATAATTTCAGCCTTCAATTAAACATCGCCCTTTCTAATATTAATATTCTTATTTAGAATTAACAAAAACATGACGATTTTTATATAAATAATCCCATCCGGACCAAATAGTGAAAACTAATGAAATCCATAGTGCAATATTCGCTAATGGAAACCCATCTTCACCAAAAGGAAAATTATGCAAAAGCATTAAAGCAATAGCAATTGTTTGAGTCCACATTTTTATTTTCCCTGGCATTGCTGCTGCTACAACTTCTCCTTCACTGGCAGCTAAAATAGCTCTTAATCCTGTTACAGCGAATTCACGACTGATAATTATAATAATAATCCATGATGGTGCAGTACCTAGTTCAACTAAAATAATAAAAGCTGCAGAAACAAGTAATTTGTCAGCTAATGGATCTAAAAACTTTCCTAAATTCGTTACTAAATTATGTTTTCTAGCATAATGACCATCAATAAAGTCAGTCACAGATGCTACGATAAAAATTAGAGCAGCTACAAAATGGGTAACTGGCATTTCAGCATTGATTAGATCTATCGTTCCCCAATTGAATGGTGCCACCATAACAATGACAAAAATGGGTATCAAACAAACTCGTAATACAGTGATTCTATTTGGTAAGTTCACAAATCTTTCCTCCATAATCTATACTTGTCTATAAAAAGCTTCTTAAATATATTATCTCTTACTAAAATTAATATTTGCAAGAAAAATAGCCATCAATTGATGACTATTCAGTTTTTGATGGTTCAAATTGAATTGTTATTTTTTGTGTATAGTTATCATTTGGATAATCAAATTTTTCACCATTTATATATATATCTGTTTCAGGAGTTTTTCCGATATTAAGTATTATTTGTTTTTCTTTAGATAGATCAATTGTTTGGCTTTGTCCATCTTTCAATATCCCATTAAAATAGGAATGTCCTGAATCGTTTGTTACACCAACCCAAGCTTCACCATTG encodes:
- the pgsA gene encoding CDP-diacylglycerol--glycerol-3-phosphate 3-phosphatidyltransferase encodes the protein MNLPNRITVLRVCLIPIFVIVMVAPFNWGTIDLINAEMPVTHFVAALIFIVASVTDFIDGHYARKHNLVTNLGKFLDPLADKLLVSAAFIILVELGTAPSWIIIIIISREFAVTGLRAILAASEGEVVAAAMPGKIKMWTQTIAIALMLLHNFPFGEDGFPLANIALWISLVFTIWSGWDYLYKNRHVFVNSK
- a CDS encoding competence/damage-inducible protein A, producing the protein MKAEIIAVGSELLLGQIVNTNAKYISERLAEIGVNVYYQTVVGDNPVRLEQSIEIAENRADLIIFTGGLGPTKDDLTKETIAAHIGKKLVTDHDAMVSIEQYFQRTKRVMTENNKKQALVLEGAIVLPNENGMAPGMFLKNGLHFYMLLPGPPHEMEPMFINYGRNAILETLDEHQKIESRVLRFFGIGEAQLETEIVDILDRQTNPTIAPLASEGEVTLRITAKHQSSSEAWKLIQQAEEEILLRVGDYFYGYDDTSLMQELITLLNKNNQTIACAESLTAGLFQSNMGNFSGVSSILKGGVVCYTNEAKMKLVNVKKETLSHYGAVSKECAAELAENIMSELDSTIGISFTGVAGPDPLEGKPAGTVWIGIAQKNKATKTFLLELASSRNSNRIRTMKYGCHYLINELTT